Part of the Sorghum bicolor cultivar BTx623 chromosome 1, Sorghum_bicolor_NCBIv3, whole genome shotgun sequence genome, TCTCATAATAATAACACGGCTACACGACGGATGTACACATGGATGGACGGGACAGGACACGTAATACGTACTACGTTTTCGCGCGCGAGGGCCTCATGCAGCGCGAGAAAAGCGgccggacggcggcggcggcggcggggattGCGTCTCCGTCGGGATTCGATCAGCAGATGGCGCAGGAGTTGGGGTTCTCCTCCATGCTCATGTTGCGCATGTAGTAGTACTGCGGCTGCGGCGGCACGTACGGGTGGTAcaccggcggcggtggcgggggGCGGTGGTACTGGTTCATGTAGTCGGCGGTGAGCATGTGCATGTACTGCGGCGGCAGCTGGTGCTGGTGGTGCATCCATGGAGGGGCCACCGCGGCGGGCTTCTTCTCGTCCTCCTTCTTGCCTTCCTCCTTCTTGCCGTCCTCCTCCTTCTTGCCATCTCCGTCCTCCTTCTTTCCCTCGCCGCCGTCCTTCTTGCCATCACCTGCTTCCTCCTTCTTTCCCTCGCCGCCTTCCTCCTTCTTCCCGTCGCCGCCGTCCTTCTTGCCGTCCCCTTCCTCCTTCTTCCCGTCGccgtccttcttctcctctttcttctcctccttcttctcctccttcttCTCGGGCTCCTTGGCCGGGCCGATGGAGTCGAGGTGCGCCGCCCACGACTTGCTGCGCAGCTTGCTCACCACCTGCACCGGGTCCACCGTCCCGATCACCGTCATCTTGTGCGCCGCCATGTCCACCGATATGGCGTCGATGCCTACGACGACGAGACAAGAGTCGTTACGTTACTACCATACCACTACTCGATCGTTCGCAAGCAGAGACGTACGCTGTGGACTGTGAAACGTACCGACGAGCACGGAGACGGCCTTGAGCGCCTTCTGCTTGTCCTTGTTGTCATGCAAGTCCAGCTTCACCACGATTTTCTGCACACACACGCATGGTCGAGAGCATACCAGTTCATTCAGTTAGTCATTCGCTTGCTTTGGCGACTTAGAACAGACGAGAGGAATGCAATGCACAGAGATGAGCGGCCGGGACCATGCATGGCCAGCAAGTGTATGTGTGCGCCAACGAACGAACGAACGAAGAACAGGACGGAATCAGGCTCACCTTGGAGTTGGACATGTCTCGACGCGGCGGGTCAGGCGACGGCCGAGAAGAGAAGACGAGCAGGGAGGGAGTGAGGAGTGGAGGAGGTCACAGTCTCACAGGAAGAGGAAGGGAAGTTAGGCGAGCGTGTGCCGCGACACGCGAGGACGACGCGCGAGAGGCAAAGGGAATTCGAGAGTGGGAGGCGCAGGGCGGCACTAAATAGCAGCGGCTGCGGTAGCGTTAGTGTGAAGCGGAGTGAGCAGTGGCCGGCGCCCGGCTGTGGTACAGAAACAGAGGAGACTACAAGGACAGACAACCGGACTGGCTAGTGCTAGTGGCGGCGGGTGGCAGGTCTCAACCTCACCTGTGACACACACACACTGCCTgcctggtgtgtgtgtgtgtgtggggtggTACTCCGTGCTCCTGTATCACAGTATCAGGGCTAGCAGGTCGGGGTGCTCTGCTCTCGATGGGCAGCTCGGGCCTGGACCCCGGCGCCGCCGGGTGCCTGCCTGCCTTCTCGTTGGCGTTGGCAGTTGCTGTGTGACAGACCTGGGACGGTGCGTGGGATTCCG contains:
- the LOC8085708 gene encoding heavy metal-associated isoprenylated plant protein 39; translated protein: MSNSKKIVVKLDLHDNKDKQKALKAVSVLVGIDAISVDMAAHKMTVIGTVDPVQVVSKLRSKSWAAHLDSIGPAKEPEKKEEKKEEKKEEKKDGDGKKEEGDGKKDGGDGKKEEGGEGKKEEAGDGKKDGGEGKKEDGDGKKEEDGKKEEGKKEDEKKPAAVAPPWMHHQHQLPPQYMHMLTADYMNQYHRPPPPPPVYHPYVPPQPQYYYMRNMSMEENPNSCAIC